CGCCGGCCTCCGGCATCAGCTCGATCGCCTCGGGGCTCACCAGCACCTCGGCCGGCCCGTCGAGGGGCGCGCCGAGCGGGGCGGCGGCAGCGTCGCGGGGCCGCAGGCGCCCCAGGGGTGTGATCAGCAGGCCGTCGCCCCGCTGCACCGGCAGCAGGTTGCCCTGCAGCACGAAGCGGCCCACGAAGGCCGTGGCGGGATGCTGCACCAGATCCCGCGGACTGGCGCACTGATGCAGTTCACCGCCGCAGAGCACCGCCACCCGGTCGCAGATGGCCAGGGCCTCCTCGGGGTCGTGGGTCACGATCAGGCCGCTGGCGCCGCACTGGCTGAGCACGAGCGGCAGCTCGCTGCGCAGGCGCAGCCGCACCTCCACATCCAGGTTCGAGAAGGGTTCATCGAGCAGCACCACCGACGGCCCCGGCGCCAGGGCCCTGGCCAGGGCCAGGCGCTGGCGCTGGCCGCCGGAGAGCTCATGGGGATAGCGGCGCTCCAGGCCCTGGAGCCCCAGCAGCTCCAGCAGCCAGGCGGCCCGGCTGGTGTCCTGGCCGCGGCGCAGACCGAAGCAGGCGTTGCGCCAGGCGTCGAGGTGGGGGAAGAGGGCGTAGTCCTGGAACACCATGCCCACACCCCGGCGCTCGGGCACCAGCCAGCGGGAGGGCCCGGCCACCTGGCGGCCGTCGATCAGCACGGCCCCCCGCTCGGGACGCTCGAAGCCGGCGATCAGCCGCAGCAGGGTGGTCTTGCCGCAGCCGGAGGGCCCCAGCAGGCCCATCAGCTCACCGTGGCGCAGGGCCAGGTCGAGACCGCGCAGGGTCCAGCCCTCAGGGTCGGCGCCGGGGTAGCGATGCCACAGACCCTGCAGCTGCACGTGCTCGCGGAGCTGCAGGTCCGGGGGGGTGAGGGCGGTGAGGGGGGAGGCGATGGCGGCGGTGGCTGGGGCCCGGGGCTCGCGGCCCCATCATGATGAAACGCCATCTCCGAGGAAGGGAGCCACCACCGCCATGAGCAGCTCCGCATCCGCCAGGGCCACGGCGATCCACACGCCGGAGGCCCCTGCCCCCGTCGGTCCGTACAACCAGGCCGTGCAGGCCGGAGAGTTGCTGTTCTGCTCGGGTCAGATCGCCCTGGATCCCGCCAGCGGCCAGATGGTGGGCGGCGGCGATGTGGAGGCCGAAACCCGCCAGGTGCTGCGCAATCTCGAGGCGGTGCT
This portion of the Cyanobium sp. NIES-981 genome encodes:
- a CDS encoding ABC transporter ATP-binding protein codes for the protein MQLQGLWHRYPGADPEGWTLRGLDLALRHGELMGLLGPSGCGKTTLLRLIAGFERPERGAVLIDGRQVAGPSRWLVPERRGVGMVFQDYALFPHLDAWRNACFGLRRGQDTSRAAWLLELLGLQGLERRYPHELSGGQRQRLALARALAPGPSVVLLDEPFSNLDVEVRLRLRSELPLVLSQCGASGLIVTHDPEEALAICDRVAVLCGGELHQCASPRDLVQHPATAFVGRFVLQGNLLPVQRGDGLLITPLGRLRPRDAAAAPLGAPLDGPAEVLVSPEAIELMPEAGGEAWVLGREFLGSAWLYQLHLEGLSLRLRLPLEQEYGRGQRCRLRLRPGHGAILFPQRLPLVAL
- a CDS encoding RidA family protein, whose protein sequence is MSSSASARATAIHTPEAPAPVGPYNQAVQAGELLFCSGQIALDPASGQMVGGGDVEAETRQVLRNLEAVLRAAGSSPALVVRTTVFLADLGDFAAVNAIYAETFGEGVSPARACVEVAALPKGARVEIDCIALVG